The DNA segment AGCGAGCTGTGGGAAGACTTCCTGGAGCAGGTACTGCCGGATGACCACGTTCGGTCCTACCTCGCGCGGTTCTTCGGGGTGGGTCTTGTGGGGAAGGTTTTGGAGCACGTGTTCCCCATCGCGACCGGGACGGGGCGCAATGGCAAGGGTGTGGCGTACACGTCGGTTCTCCACGCTCTGGGTGATTACGGCGGGGTGGCTGACCCGGCGCTGATGGAGGTCGTCAAGTCGAATCCGAACGCGCCGTCTCCGGCGTTCTTCGACCTGCGGGGGCGTCGGATGGTGGTGCTCTCGGAGACCGACACGAAGATCCGTTTGTCGGCGTCGGTCCTCAAGAGGTTGACCGGCGGCGATCCGATCAAGGCGCGTGCGCTGCGGAAGGACCCGATCGAGTTTCTCCCGTCGCACAGCTTCCTCATGGTGACCAACCATTTGCCCGAGCTGCCGTCTAAGGTCGCGGACCCTGCGGTGTGGTCGCGGGTGCGCGCGGTGCCTTTCAATGTCGTGATCCCGCCGGACGAGCAGGACCCCCGCCTTCCGGAGAAGTTGGAGCTCGCGGCCGACGCGATTCTGACATGGATGGTGGCTGGCCTCGGTGAGTACTGGGAGCGCGGCCTCGATGAGCCGGAGGCGGTTCAGGAGAGGACGAGCGAGTACGCCGAGGGCCAGGACGATGTGCGCAGGTTCGTGGCCGAGCAGTGCGAGACGGGGGGCATCGGCGACACGACGACGGTGCTGCACGAGGCGTACAAGGACTGGTGCACAGCGGAAGGGATCTACCGCCGCGACCAGCTCGGGCGGTCGGCGTTCGCCGATGCGCTGGCTCGGCTCGATTACCCGTCGGTGAAGGAGCGCCGCGGGATGGTGCACCAGGGGTTGAACGTCCTGCGCGAGGCGCTGACCGTGTCCAAGGAGCCGATGGTAGAGCTCCCTCCCGGGCAGCGCCCTGCTGCGGTACCGCAGCAATCTCCGAAACCCCAGACGTCGGTCTGGGACGAGGTCGCGGACGCCCCGGGGATCATGCTGCTCTGACTTACCGGCCCACCACCGGGGATGGGTTCCCGAACAACGACGCCTAAGGAGGCATCACTATGACCGACAACATGACCATGACTCGGCGCGAGCGGCGGGTTCAGCGGCTCGCCGATCTCGTCGCCGAGCGGAAGGCCTTCGAGGCCGAGCTGGCCGCGAAGAAGGCGGCCATCGAGGCCGAGGAGAGGGCCGACGCGAAGGCCGTCAAGGACGCGCTCAAGTACGCCGGTGAGGCGCGCTGTGCCGCTGTCGAGGAGTTGTACGAGCTGTTCGGTATCACCGAGGAGGTGACCGAGCGGATGACGAAGGACGGCACGGTGCGCCGGGTCCGCAAGGACCGCGGAGAGGCCAAGCGGGCCGCGCGCCTCGTCGAAGCCGTCGTCGCGCTGAAGGCGCGCGGGGTCGCGAGCGAGGCCGGCATCGAGCAGGCCGAGGAGCCCGTCCTCGAGGACGGGGAGACGGTCGCCTACGGTGCCATCCACGAGGGCGACGAGGAGCGTGAGGACGCGCACGAGCGGGGCTTCTCGGTCTACGGCGCGTAGGCGTCGTGGACGGTGACGAGGACCCCGGTTCCGCGCAGCGGGCCGGGGTCTTTCCGTGCCGTCGGGAGGGGCCCCACCGGAGCGCAGCAGAGGTGGGGAGGGCGGTAGCCCTGTCCCCCGAGGAGGCGGAGCCGACGAGGGGCGGGCAGCAACTGGGAGGGGGTTTGGCGGAGCCAAACACCCGTACAGTTGAACTGCTCGCCGTAATGCTGCAACCGGGTATAGTGAAGGGGGTGCGCAGCCCCCTGCCGGAGGGGGTACGCACCCCACCGGACAACCCGGTTGCAGCATTACCGAGGGGAGGTCGGCCGACGTGGTGACGATGCCGGACGAGGCGCAGCGGAGGCGGCGAGGAGGTAGGCGGGCGATCTACCCGAAGCGGGTCGAACTCAGGATGACGCAGTCATCGTTCGACCTCGCCGAGGAGTCCGCGAAGCGGGCGAGTGAGGCGACGGGCCGGGCCGTCACCGTCTCGGACATCATCCGCGAAGCGGTGGAGGACGGATGCCGACGGCTGGCCCGCGAGCAGGCCCAGGCATCGGCCCGAAGGGGCGGTGCCGATCCCGGGGTGGTGGACGGCCTGATCGACGACGTCCAGGAGCTGAGGACCGAGATGAGGAAGGTCGGTCACAACGTCAACCAGATGGCCAAGGTCGCCCA comes from the Naumannella halotolerans genome and includes:
- a CDS encoding MobC family plasmid mobilization relaxosome protein is translated as MTQSSFDLAEESAKRASEATGRAVTVSDIIREAVEDGCRRLAREQAQASARRGGADPGVVDGLIDDVQELRTEMRKVGHNVNQMAKVAHQTGQVTGDLDDVKRQLEAIDGRLVELAGRIAGVDD
- a CDS encoding DNA primase family protein, producing MSEQESRPTQAGGAAPEEFADSRAQISIAEQRTILLDDARKHRKHVRAAHEFAAQWLGKLLYVVGIGWHHWDGKRWAEDKGGTRAKAAAMETLKAMWGLALGDKDLASDVMACSTASGVRGVLELAGSLEGMCAAAADMDADPYLLNCANGTLDLHGLELRPHDPDDRITKVTRAAYVPGARSELWEDFLEQVLPDDHVRSYLARFFGVGLVGKVLEHVFPIATGTGRNGKGVAYTSVLHALGDYGGVADPALMEVVKSNPNAPSPAFFDLRGRRMVVLSETDTKIRLSASVLKRLTGGDPIKARALRKDPIEFLPSHSFLMVTNHLPELPSKVADPAVWSRVRAVPFNVVIPPDEQDPRLPEKLELAADAILTWMVAGLGEYWERGLDEPEAVQERTSEYAEGQDDVRRFVAEQCETGGIGDTTTVLHEAYKDWCTAEGIYRRDQLGRSAFADALARLDYPSVKERRGMVHQGLNVLREALTVSKEPMVELPPGQRPAAVPQQSPKPQTSVWDEVADAPGIMLL